A genomic segment from Treponema sp. Marseille-Q3903 encodes:
- the metG gene encoding methionine--tRNA ligase, with amino-acid sequence MNRRLITSALPYVNNIPHLGNLIQMLSGDVFARFCRNRGYDTLYICGTDEYGTATETKAIEENKTPRELCDYYYAEHIKIYDWFHINFDKFGRTSNKQCTEITQSLFKDLDDAGLIKEHVNKQLFCPHCNMFLADRYVDGICPKCGSSGARGDQCDNCGSLLDPIELKDPKCHTCGSTPIVKETKHLYIDLPSLSKKLDSWMVDASKEGRWSDNAINITKAWIRDGLNERAITRDLKWGIPVPKSGYEDKVFYVWFNAPIGYISITKQLADELSKEGKQSYDWKSWWLPSESEQAKQKGKVELFQFIGKDNIPFHTVIFPSTLLGSPHNWTKLHHMSSTEYLNYESGKFSKSRGIGVFGTDAIETGIPSDAWRFYIFYNRPEKQDFQFTWKDFMEKLNSELIGNLGNLVNRTLLFVNKYYDGIIPNAPVDKKLWSKILELEKKATDYLEWADLKDAFHTMFEIADICNKKFQATEPWKARTENPELAESLIYNLCYVIKDLMIMMNPYMPQYTQKIMSYFGKTIAETKVGTDSKPGYNWADIGVMEGLEKVGATEIYFKPMDQKTMLSFREKFSGKQNERGNDNSKTEKKEKKTDKSKPVVLPVEQQEAFFNSAIELTVAKIVDVKPNPEAEKLYIETLDDGSGIPRTIQSGLRMYLKESELLGKHVIIVSNLAPRTMRGVESRGMLLAGDYKDSEGKDCVEVLDASWAKPGTKVVIEGTNQETKKAEINAEQFFAVSINAVNGFVEIAGKKLVADGKAITTSKALNSEIG; translated from the coding sequence ATGAACAGACGACTGATTACCTCCGCATTACCTTATGTAAATAATATTCCGCATCTGGGAAATTTGATCCAGATGCTTTCAGGTGATGTTTTTGCGCGTTTTTGCCGAAACCGAGGCTACGACACTCTTTATATCTGCGGAACAGATGAATACGGAACTGCTACAGAAACTAAAGCGATTGAAGAAAACAAAACTCCCAGAGAACTATGCGATTATTATTATGCAGAGCACATCAAAATCTATGACTGGTTTCACATCAATTTTGATAAATTCGGTCGAACTTCTAACAAACAGTGTACTGAAATCACTCAGTCTTTGTTTAAAGATCTAGATGATGCAGGATTGATAAAAGAGCACGTCAACAAGCAGCTTTTTTGCCCACACTGCAACATGTTTCTTGCAGACCGCTATGTCGATGGAATTTGCCCGAAATGCGGAAGTTCAGGGGCTCGCGGAGACCAGTGCGATAACTGCGGTTCGTTGCTTGACCCAATCGAATTAAAAGATCCAAAATGCCATACGTGTGGTTCAACCCCAATCGTAAAAGAGACAAAACATCTATATATAGACCTTCCATCATTGAGTAAAAAACTTGACTCGTGGATGGTCGATGCTTCAAAAGAGGGGCGCTGGTCTGACAACGCTATCAACATAACAAAAGCTTGGATTCGAGACGGTCTAAACGAACGCGCAATTACACGAGACTTAAAATGGGGTATTCCTGTTCCAAAATCTGGCTATGAAGATAAAGTTTTTTATGTTTGGTTTAATGCCCCAATCGGGTACATCTCTATTACAAAGCAGCTTGCTGATGAACTTTCAAAAGAAGGGAAACAGTCTTACGATTGGAAATCGTGGTGGCTGCCTTCAGAATCAGAGCAGGCAAAACAAAAAGGAAAAGTTGAGCTTTTTCAATTTATCGGAAAAGACAATATTCCATTTCATACAGTGATTTTCCCGTCAACGCTGCTCGGCTCTCCTCACAACTGGACAAAACTTCACCACATGTCTTCAACAGAATATTTAAATTATGAAAGCGGAAAATTTTCTAAAAGTCGTGGAATAGGAGTTTTCGGAACAGACGCCATTGAAACCGGCATCCCTTCCGATGCATGGCGTTTTTATATTTTCTATAACAGACCGGAAAAACAAGATTTTCAGTTTACATGGAAAGACTTTATGGAAAAACTCAATTCGGAATTGATAGGCAATCTTGGAAACCTTGTAAACCGAACTCTTCTTTTTGTAAACAAATATTACGACGGAATTATTCCTAATGCTCCTGTTGATAAAAAACTTTGGTCAAAAATTTTGGAGCTTGAAAAAAAAGCGACTGATTATCTTGAATGGGCAGATTTGAAAGATGCATTCCACACGATGTTTGAGATTGCCGATATATGCAACAAAAAATTTCAAGCTACAGAGCCTTGGAAAGCGCGCACAGAAAATCCTGAGCTCGCAGAATCTCTTATCTACAATTTGTGTTATGTTATAAAAGATTTGATGATCATGATGAACCCTTACATGCCGCAATATACGCAAAAAATAATGTCGTATTTTGGAAAAACAATTGCAGAAACTAAAGTTGGAACTGATTCAAAACCTGGCTACAATTGGGCAGACATCGGCGTGATGGAAGGGCTTGAAAAAGTCGGCGCAACTGAAATCTACTTTAAGCCGATGGATCAAAAAACTATGCTTTCATTCCGCGAAAAGTTTAGCGGTAAGCAAAATGAACGCGGAAACGATAACTCTAAAACCGAAAAGAAAGAGAAAAAAACTGATAAAAGCAAACCAGTAGTATTGCCTGTCGAACAGCAGGAAGCGTTTTTCAATTCTGCGATAGAGCTGACAGTCGCAAAAATCGTGGATGTAAAACCGAATCCTGAAGCTGAAAAACTCTACATAGAAACTCTCGACGACGGCAGTGGAATTCCACGTACAATTCAGTCTGGTCTTCGAATGTATCTCAAAGAATCTGAACTTCTCGGAAAGCATGTCATAATCGTTTCAAATCTCGCTCCTAGAACTATGCGTGGAGTTGAAAGTCGAGGAATGCTTCTCGCTGGTGACTATAAAGATTCCGAAGGAAAAGATTGTGTTGAAGTTCTTGACGCAAGTTGGGCAAAACCGGGAACAAAAGTTGTAATTGAAGGGACAAACCAAGAAACAAAAAAGGCGGAAATCAATGCAGAGCAGTTTTTTGCTGTCTCAATCAATGCAGTCAACGGTTTTGTAGAGATTGCAGGTAAGAAACTTGTCGCAGATGGAAAAGCAATCACAACATCAAAAGCGTTAAACTCTGAAATAGGATAA